One segment of Streptomyces roseifaciens DNA contains the following:
- a CDS encoding acetyl-CoA C-acetyltransferase, producing MIVAGARTPMGKLLGSLRSFSAAELGGFAIKAALDRAGIGGDQVQYVIMGQVLQAGAGQIPARQAAVKGGIPMNVPALTINKVCLSGLDAIALADQLIRAGEFDIVVAGGQESMTNAPHLLPKSREGYKYGAIEMLDSMDHDGLTDSFESIAMGASTENHNTRLGIGRAAQDEIGARSHQRAAAAQKNGIFEAEITPVEVPQRKGDPVVFAHDEGVRGDTTTEVLGRLRPSFSKDGTITAGTSSQISDGAAAVVVMSKAKAEELGLEWIAEIGAHGNVAGPDNSLHSQPSNAIQHALRREGLTVEDLDLIEINEAFAAVLVQSIKDLGVSPEKVNVNGGAIALGHPIGMSGARTVLHLALELKRRGGGVGAAALCGGGGQGDALIIRVPGK from the coding sequence GTGATCGTCGCGGGCGCCCGTACGCCCATGGGCAAGCTGCTCGGCTCCCTGCGCAGCTTCTCCGCGGCCGAGCTGGGCGGCTTCGCCATCAAGGCGGCCCTCGACCGGGCCGGCATCGGCGGCGACCAGGTGCAGTACGTGATCATGGGTCAGGTGCTGCAGGCCGGCGCCGGGCAGATCCCGGCCCGCCAGGCGGCGGTCAAGGGCGGCATCCCCATGAACGTCCCCGCGCTGACCATCAACAAGGTCTGCCTCTCCGGCCTCGACGCCATCGCCCTCGCCGACCAGCTCATCCGCGCGGGCGAGTTCGACATCGTGGTGGCCGGCGGCCAGGAGTCCATGACCAACGCCCCGCACCTGCTGCCCAAGTCCCGCGAGGGCTACAAGTACGGCGCGATCGAGATGCTCGACTCGATGGACCACGACGGCCTCACCGACTCCTTCGAGTCCATCGCCATGGGCGCCTCCACCGAGAACCACAACACCCGCCTCGGCATCGGCCGCGCCGCCCAGGACGAGATCGGCGCCCGCTCCCACCAGCGCGCCGCCGCCGCCCAGAAGAACGGCATCTTCGAGGCCGAGATCACCCCGGTCGAGGTCCCGCAGCGCAAGGGCGACCCGGTGGTCTTCGCCCACGACGAGGGCGTCCGCGGCGACACCACCACCGAGGTCCTCGGCAGGCTGCGCCCGTCCTTCAGCAAGGACGGCACGATCACCGCCGGCACCTCCTCGCAGATCTCCGACGGCGCCGCCGCCGTCGTCGTGATGAGCAAGGCCAAGGCCGAGGAGCTGGGCCTGGAGTGGATCGCCGAGATCGGCGCCCACGGCAACGTCGCAGGTCCCGACAACTCCCTGCACTCCCAGCCCTCCAACGCCATCCAGCACGCGCTGCGCCGCGAGGGCCTGACCGTCGAGGACCTCGATCTCATCGAGATCAACGAGGCGTTCGCCGCCGTCCTCGTGCAGTCAATCAAGGACCTCGGCGTGTCCCCGGAAAAGGTGAACGTCAACGGCGGTGCCATCGCGCTCGGTCACCCGATCGGCATGTCCGGCGCCCGCACCGTCCTGCACCTCGCGCTGGAGCTCAAGCGGCGCGGCGGCGGCGTCGGCGCGGCGGCCCTGTGCGGCGGCGGCGGCCAGGGCGACGCCCTGATCATCCGCGTCCCCGGCAAGTGA
- the meaB gene encoding methylmalonyl Co-A mutase-associated GTPase MeaB: MVDVPALVEQAREGRPRAVARLISLVEGASPQLRDVMAALAPLTGGAYVVGLTGSPGVGKSTSTSALVSAYRRAGKRVGVLAVDPSSPFSGGALLGDRVRMSDHASDPGVYIRSMATRGHLGGLAWAAPQAIRVLDAAGCDVILVETVGVGQSEVEIASQADTSVVLLAPGMGDGIQAAKAGILEIGDVYVVNKADRDGADATARELNHMLGLGEARGPGDWRPPIVKTVAARGEGTDELVEALEKHRAWMEERGVLADRRIARAAREVETIAVTALRERIADLHGDRRLTALAERIVGGSLDPYAAADELVAGLTERGAPAS, from the coding sequence ATGGTGGACGTCCCCGCACTGGTGGAGCAGGCCCGCGAAGGCCGGCCGCGCGCCGTGGCCCGGCTGATCTCCCTGGTGGAGGGGGCGTCCCCGCAACTGCGCGACGTCATGGCCGCCCTGGCGCCGCTGACCGGCGGCGCGTACGTCGTGGGCCTCACGGGCTCGCCCGGCGTCGGCAAGTCGACGTCGACGTCGGCGCTGGTCAGCGCCTACCGGCGGGCGGGCAAGCGGGTCGGGGTGCTGGCCGTCGACCCGTCCTCGCCGTTCTCGGGCGGCGCCCTGCTCGGCGACCGCGTACGGATGTCCGACCACGCCTCCGACCCGGGGGTGTACATCCGTTCCATGGCCACGCGCGGCCATCTGGGCGGCCTGGCCTGGGCCGCTCCGCAGGCCATCCGCGTCCTGGACGCGGCCGGCTGCGACGTGATCCTCGTCGAGACGGTCGGCGTCGGCCAGTCCGAGGTGGAGATCGCCTCCCAGGCCGACACGAGCGTGGTGCTCCTCGCCCCGGGGATGGGCGACGGCATCCAGGCCGCGAAGGCGGGCATCCTCGAGATCGGCGACGTCTACGTCGTCAACAAGGCCGACCGCGACGGCGCCGACGCCACGGCCCGCGAGCTCAACCACATGCTCGGGCTGGGCGAGGCCAGGGGCCCGGGCGACTGGCGGCCCCCGATCGTCAAGACGGTGGCCGCGCGCGGCGAGGGCACGGACGAGCTCGTCGAGGCCCTGGAGAAGCACCGGGCCTGGATGGAGGAGCGGGGCGTCCTGGCGGACCGCCGCATCGCCCGGGCCGCCCGCGAGGTCGAGACCATCGCCGTCACCGCCCTGCGCGAACGCATCGCCGACCTCCACGGCGACCGCCGCCTGACCGCCCTGGCGGAGCGCATCGTCGGCGGATCGCTGGACCCGTACGCGGCCGCGGACGAGCTGGTCGCGGGCCTGACGGAACGCGGTGCGCCCGCCTCCTGA
- a CDS encoding transglycosylase domain-containing protein: MSPVSVESDQPLSKNRQKLRPRRRRTEEAAARKRFIDYPRRGRRGVRRWLPSWRLTGGTLLLGLGGVTGLFACVYASVDIPDENAAARREANTYYWSDGSRLASIGEVNRTIVRLSDVPESTQNAVIAAENESFYRDRGVSFKGILRAFASTAGGEETQGGSTITQQYVKNTYLSQEQTATRKVKEFVISLKVDRTKSKQEVLQGYLNTSWFGRGAYGIEAAAQAYYGIPAKKLDPSQGAMLAALLKGAELYDPSVSRSNHARAEDRWKWILDREVKTGRMSRAERDTYRTFPEPRKQSVSTGLGGQAGYLVDVANKDIRQRAMLTEQDLALGGYRIHTTFDKSRMERLKKAVDGVLAKDTDPRKRPDSDTDVQAGAASVRPSDGAVLALYGGPDATKHFANNADTSGVPAGSAFKPFVLAAALQDGVDPGSYYDDSGKLQEAGDSGPDENHPTLRQALTSGGNATYVRLGQEVGLKKVRDTAVRAGLLKSSMAELEQAFPIGTSTPSAIRMAAAYGTFAERGLQNDPYSVTKVVKGGASVGGFESRAKARRALDKDVADEVARALRDPGGSSWSAGRTGDQDRLNSAWFTGWSGNLSTAVTVFRTKPEGGPLLPMPDLGGEEGQRGNAFPARIWADYMGTARP; encoded by the coding sequence ATGTCCCCCGTTTCCGTCGAGAGCGATCAGCCCTTGAGCAAGAACCGGCAGAAGCTGCGTCCCCGCCGCCGCAGGACGGAGGAAGCGGCAGCCCGCAAGCGCTTCATCGACTACCCCCGTCGGGGCAGACGCGGCGTGCGCCGCTGGCTGCCGTCGTGGCGGCTGACGGGAGGCACCCTCCTGCTCGGCCTGGGCGGTGTGACCGGGCTGTTCGCGTGCGTCTACGCGAGTGTCGACATTCCCGACGAGAACGCCGCGGCCCGCCGGGAGGCCAACACCTACTACTGGTCGGACGGTTCGCGGCTGGCGAGCATCGGCGAGGTCAACCGCACCATCGTCCGGCTGTCCGACGTACCGGAGTCCACGCAGAACGCGGTGATAGCCGCCGAGAACGAGAGCTTCTACCGTGACCGCGGAGTGTCGTTCAAGGGCATCCTGCGGGCCTTCGCCAGCACGGCGGGGGGCGAGGAGACGCAGGGCGGCTCCACCATCACCCAGCAGTACGTGAAGAACACCTACCTCTCGCAGGAGCAGACCGCCACCCGGAAGGTCAAGGAGTTCGTCATCTCGCTGAAGGTGGACCGGACGAAGAGCAAGCAGGAGGTCCTGCAGGGCTACCTCAACACCAGCTGGTTCGGGCGCGGGGCGTACGGGATCGAGGCCGCCGCCCAGGCGTACTACGGCATCCCCGCGAAGAAGCTCGACCCGAGCCAAGGCGCCATGCTCGCCGCCCTGTTGAAGGGGGCCGAGCTCTACGACCCCTCGGTGAGCCGGAGCAACCACGCCCGGGCGGAGGACCGTTGGAAGTGGATCCTGGACCGGGAGGTGAAGACCGGCCGCATGTCCCGGGCGGAGCGCGACACTTACCGCACCTTCCCCGAACCCCGCAAACAGTCCGTGTCCACCGGGCTCGGCGGCCAGGCCGGCTATCTGGTCGACGTCGCCAACAAGGACATCAGGCAGCGGGCCATGCTCACCGAGCAGGACCTGGCCCTCGGCGGCTACCGGATCCACACCACCTTCGACAAGAGCCGCATGGAGCGGCTGAAGAAGGCCGTCGACGGCGTCCTCGCGAAGGACACCGATCCGCGGAAGCGGCCGGATTCCGACACGGACGTCCAGGCGGGGGCCGCCTCCGTACGGCCCTCGGACGGCGCCGTCCTCGCCCTCTACGGCGGGCCCGACGCCACGAAGCACTTCGCCAACAACGCCGACACCTCGGGCGTCCCGGCGGGCTCCGCCTTCAAGCCCTTCGTCCTCGCCGCCGCCCTGCAGGACGGCGTGGACCCCGGCAGCTACTACGACGACAGCGGCAAGCTCCAGGAGGCCGGGGACTCCGGCCCCGACGAGAACCACCCCACCCTCCGCCAGGCCCTGACGAGCGGGGGCAACGCGACGTACGTGCGCCTGGGGCAGGAGGTGGGCCTGAAGAAGGTGCGGGACACGGCCGTCCGGGCCGGCCTGCTCAAGAGCAGCATGGCCGAGCTGGAACAGGCCTTCCCCATCGGCACGTCCACGCCGAGTGCGATCCGCATGGCCGCGGCGTACGGCACCTTCGCCGAACGGGGCCTGCAGAACGACCCCTACTCCGTCACCAAGGTCGTCAAGGGCGGTGCGTCCGTGGGCGGCTTCGAGAGCCGGGCCAAGGCGCGGCGGGCCCTGGACAAGGACGTGGCCGACGAAGTGGCGCGCGCCCTCCGCGACCCCGGCGGGAGCTCCTGGTCGGCCGGGCGGACCGGCGACCAGGACCGCCTGAACTCGGCCTGGTTCACCGGCTGGTCCGGGAACCTCTCCACGGCCGTGACGGTGTTCCGCACGAAGCCCGAGGGCGGCCCGCTCCTGCCGATGCCGGACCTGGGCGGCGAGGAGGGTCAGCGGGGCAACGCCTTCCCGGCCCGCATCTGGGCGGACTACATGGGCACGGCCCGCCCCTGA
- a CDS encoding MarR family winged helix-turn-helix transcriptional regulator gives MDTENGTRWLSEEEQRAWRAHLDVSRLLMHQLERDLQPFGLTNNDYEILVNLSESEDHRMRMSDLATATLQSKSRLSHQITRMENAGLVRRENCESDRRGLYAVLTEHGWDTMRQVAPHHVASVREHFIDLLGEADLKALYASLAPVAQHLRSLRGRT, from the coding sequence ATGGACACCGAGAACGGCACCCGCTGGCTCAGCGAAGAGGAACAGCGCGCCTGGCGCGCCCACCTGGACGTCAGCCGCCTGCTGATGCACCAGCTCGAACGGGACCTGCAGCCGTTCGGCCTCACCAACAACGACTACGAGATCCTGGTCAACCTCTCGGAGTCCGAGGACCACCGCATGCGGATGAGCGACCTCGCCACCGCCACGCTGCAGTCCAAGAGCCGTCTCTCCCACCAGATCACCCGCATGGAGAACGCGGGCCTGGTCCGGCGCGAGAACTGCGAGTCGGACCGCCGGGGCCTGTACGCCGTCCTCACGGAGCACGGCTGGGACACGATGCGGCAGGTCGCCCCGCACCACGTGGCCTCCGTGCGCGAGCACTTCATCGACCTGCTGGGCGAGGCGGACCTCAAGGCCCTCTACGCCTCCCTGGCCCCGGTCGCCCAGCACCTGCGCTCCCTGCGCGGCCGCACCTGA